From Aristaeella lactis, the proteins below share one genomic window:
- a CDS encoding TetR/AcrR family transcriptional regulator — translation MNEKFFSLPAEKQQAILNAGYRVFSRNSYKNSPMSEIAEAAGISKSLLFHYFHNKKELYLYLWNKSAEISIEVMTRFGCYDRTNLFDAMELGTIAKLEIMRLYPDMSIFTVKAFYEKDEEICATIQESYHRYFNLKADKTRLNLDPDQFVPGLDIPMMYREMYWAAEGYLWEMLLQGDLDIDKVEKDFKKLIVFWKSIYQRKE, via the coding sequence ATGAACGAAAAGTTCTTTTCCCTGCCCGCTGAAAAGCAGCAGGCCATCCTCAACGCGGGATACCGGGTTTTCTCCCGGAATTCCTACAAAAACAGCCCCATGAGCGAGATCGCCGAAGCGGCAGGCATCAGCAAATCCCTGCTGTTCCATTACTTCCATAACAAAAAGGAACTGTACCTTTATCTCTGGAACAAAAGCGCGGAGATCAGCATCGAAGTCATGACCCGGTTTGGCTGCTATGACCGGACCAACCTGTTCGATGCCATGGAGCTCGGAACCATCGCCAAGCTGGAGATCATGCGCCTGTATCCGGACATGAGTATCTTTACCGTAAAGGCCTTCTACGAGAAGGACGAGGAAATCTGCGCCACGATCCAGGAGAGCTACCACAGGTACTTTAACCTGAAGGCCGACAAAACACGGCTGAACCTGGATCCGGACCAGTTCGTTCCCGGCCTGGATATCCCCATGATGTACCGGGAGATGTACTGGGCGGCGGAAGGATACCTCTGGGAGATGCTGCTGCAGGGCGACCTGGATATTGACAAGGTGGAAAAGGATTTCAAAAAGCTGATCGTTTTCTGGAAAAGCATTTATCAGCGTAAGGAATAA
- a CDS encoding NUDIX hydrolase encodes MKEENLNWEEVSTEHIVQDEWIDFRRSAYRSPDGRIFQPYYSFTRRNYVVVVASDENGRFLCVRQFRHGIGQVTTEFPAGAIEQKDGENPEEAALRAAKRELREETGCESACWRHLLTIPSNATISDNYVWLFAAENCRKTSGQELDEMERIGVLTHTAEEIDTLLAGGEFPQAVHALAWLLAKQQSPV; translated from the coding sequence ATGAAAGAAGAAAACCTGAACTGGGAGGAAGTCTCCACAGAACATATTGTGCAGGACGAATGGATCGACTTCCGGAGATCCGCCTACCGTTCCCCGGACGGCCGGATCTTCCAGCCCTATTACAGCTTTACACGCCGGAATTATGTGGTCGTTGTCGCCTCGGATGAGAACGGCCGTTTCCTGTGCGTACGCCAGTTCCGCCACGGCATTGGTCAGGTGACCACCGAATTCCCGGCCGGCGCCATTGAGCAGAAGGACGGGGAAAACCCGGAGGAAGCCGCCCTGCGTGCCGCCAAGCGGGAGCTGCGGGAAGAGACCGGCTGTGAATCCGCCTGCTGGCGTCACCTGCTGACCATTCCCTCCAACGCCACCATCTCCGATAACTATGTCTGGCTCTTCGCGGCCGAAAACTGCCGGAAGACCTCCGGCCAGGAACTGGATGAGATGGAGCGCATCGGCGTCCTGACGCATACTGCGGAAGAGATTGACACCCTTCTCGCCGGCGGGGAATTCCCCCAGGCCGTCCATGCTCTGGCCTGGCTGCTGGCAAAACAGCAGTCTCCTGTGTAA
- a CDS encoding SGNH/GDSL hydrolase family protein: protein MKKWVSVLMILMLLCVSTAWGEEKKTMFDEEWYRQALRDSVMSVGNNARLKKVIERAQSGEVITLATIGGSITEGAGASSYKECWASRFHIRFRTEYGAANGSNVCFVNAGVGGTPSPFGYMRYQREVVNRVPAADTDGLPDVVVIEFSVNDWEEPTKHRCFESMVKEILDAPNEPAVILLFAVFRNGFNLQNDLRRIGKNYDLMMVSIKDGFYGHFGKELKKEGFFSDEYHPTSLGHRIMTDCLMQAVTEAAEAETDAAPDLDVKPVYGTDFMGLKTIFGDTETEEFTVDRGGFPGSDSGSYHNQPVGWVCGKNFYHNVKDPMDPLTVRGIFRKCLVAWKATNSASFGAAEILIDGRVVKTVKGGKDKWGQSEVVLVLDEKEAAEHTLEIRVTEEGKAFTVTAIGLQ, encoded by the coding sequence ATGAAAAAATGGGTATCCGTGCTGATGATCCTGATGCTGCTCTGCGTCAGTACCGCATGGGGAGAGGAAAAGAAAACAATGTTTGATGAAGAATGGTACCGGCAGGCTCTCCGGGATTCCGTCATGAGCGTGGGAAACAACGCAAGGCTGAAAAAGGTGATCGAGCGGGCCCAAAGCGGTGAAGTGATCACCCTGGCCACCATCGGCGGGTCCATCACGGAAGGCGCGGGAGCCTCCAGCTACAAGGAATGCTGGGCTTCCAGGTTCCATATCCGGTTCCGGACGGAGTATGGTGCGGCCAATGGCAGCAACGTGTGTTTTGTGAACGCCGGCGTGGGCGGTACGCCGTCGCCTTTCGGCTATATGCGGTATCAGCGGGAGGTCGTGAACCGGGTGCCGGCTGCGGATACGGACGGCCTGCCGGACGTGGTGGTGATCGAATTTTCGGTGAACGACTGGGAGGAACCCACAAAGCACCGCTGCTTTGAGTCCATGGTGAAGGAGATCCTGGACGCGCCGAACGAGCCGGCGGTGATCCTGCTGTTCGCGGTATTCCGGAACGGCTTTAACCTGCAGAACGACCTGAGAAGGATCGGAAAGAACTATGACCTGATGATGGTCTCCATCAAGGACGGCTTCTACGGCCATTTCGGAAAGGAACTGAAAAAGGAAGGCTTCTTCTCCGATGAATACCATCCCACTTCCCTGGGACACCGGATCATGACGGACTGCCTGATGCAGGCGGTCACGGAAGCGGCGGAGGCTGAGACCGACGCGGCGCCGGACCTGGATGTGAAGCCGGTATACGGCACCGATTTCATGGGGCTGAAAACCATCTTCGGCGATACGGAAACAGAAGAGTTTACGGTGGACCGGGGCGGGTTCCCCGGATCGGACAGCGGCAGCTACCACAACCAGCCGGTGGGCTGGGTCTGCGGGAAAAACTTCTATCATAATGTGAAGGATCCGATGGATCCCCTGACTGTCAGGGGCATTTTCCGGAAGTGTCTGGTGGCCTGGAAGGCGACCAACAGCGCTTCCTTCGGCGCGGCGGAGATCCTGATCGACGGCCGTGTGGTGAAGACAGTCAAAGGCGGCAAGGATAAATGGGGGCAGAGCGAGGTCGTGCTGGTCCTGGATGAAAAGGAAGCCGCGGAGCATACGCTGGAGATCCGGGTGACGGAGGAGGGCAAAGCCTTTACCGTGACCGCGATCGGACTGCAATAA
- a CDS encoding alpha-L-arabinofuranosidase C-terminal domain-containing protein: protein MKKAKMTLHPDFRIGEISGRLFGAFLEPIGSMVNGTMYNPKHPSADEQGLRKDFYEALKETGLPAVRLPGGNFVSGWQWKDSIGPKEQRKTHLDMAWFQYIPNDVGHDEYLQWAEKAGTEAIYTVNLGTGTLQDAADCVEYTNFEGGTWWSDLRKKNGHEKPYGVKTWCLGNEMDGPWQIASWEKDPRGYGVLAHETSKAMKWVDPSIETIACVSSSPFLNHYPDWDLQVLQECYAAVDYISLHHYHPAPPEMPEALLAGYQAFEDYIRTEIALCDFVKTKLRSPKKMMLALDEYGSMIRPKGEMHLGLAGRQNADMFGVFVPGRKYVRHDPDDWSTLRNPPRDHEMLQTLGMASTMLVMLRHADRIKIGCATGGLGALCATDREHVWKGAAHYPFTQMIRWAKGVSLECEVSCDTYDVPGYAIDDMNQYGGFTGVQTVQAATALNEEAGEMTVFVINGDPAEDQELKLDVRGFEGWKFTEHIEMFTEDAHAANSWEHPDRILPRVNTETRAEKGILTARLRKESWNVLRFSK from the coding sequence ATGAAAAAAGCAAAAATGACTCTCCATCCGGATTTCAGGATCGGGGAGATCTCGGGACGGCTCTTCGGCGCGTTCCTGGAGCCGATCGGCTCCATGGTCAACGGAACCATGTACAACCCGAAACATCCGTCCGCGGATGAACAGGGCTTGCGGAAAGATTTCTATGAAGCCCTGAAGGAAACCGGGCTGCCGGCGGTCCGCCTGCCGGGCGGAAACTTTGTCTCCGGCTGGCAGTGGAAGGATTCCATCGGTCCGAAGGAGCAGCGGAAGACGCACCTGGATATGGCCTGGTTCCAGTATATCCCGAACGACGTGGGTCATGATGAATACCTGCAGTGGGCGGAAAAGGCAGGCACGGAAGCGATCTATACGGTGAACCTGGGGACGGGTACGCTGCAGGACGCGGCAGACTGCGTGGAATACACCAACTTTGAGGGCGGCACCTGGTGGTCGGACCTGCGGAAGAAGAACGGGCATGAGAAGCCCTACGGTGTGAAGACCTGGTGCCTCGGCAATGAAATGGACGGACCGTGGCAGATCGCTTCATGGGAAAAGGATCCCCGGGGCTACGGCGTACTGGCGCATGAGACCAGCAAGGCCATGAAATGGGTGGACCCGTCCATTGAAACGATCGCCTGCGTATCCAGTTCTCCCTTCCTGAACCATTATCCGGACTGGGACCTGCAGGTGCTGCAGGAATGCTACGCGGCGGTGGATTATATTTCCCTGCATCATTATCATCCGGCGCCTCCGGAAATGCCCGAGGCCCTGCTGGCGGGATACCAGGCGTTTGAGGATTATATCCGGACGGAGATCGCCCTGTGTGACTTTGTCAAAACCAAGCTTCGCTCCCCGAAGAAGATGATGCTGGCATTGGATGAATACGGCAGTATGATCCGGCCGAAGGGCGAGATGCACCTGGGCCTGGCGGGACGGCAGAACGCGGATATGTTCGGCGTCTTTGTGCCCGGCCGGAAGTATGTCCGCCATGATCCGGATGACTGGTCCACCCTGCGCAACCCGCCGCGGGACCATGAGATGCTGCAGACCCTGGGAATGGCCAGCACGATGCTGGTGATGCTTCGCCACGCGGACCGGATCAAAATCGGCTGCGCCACCGGCGGTCTCGGCGCGCTGTGCGCCACGGACCGGGAGCATGTATGGAAAGGCGCGGCTCACTATCCCTTTACCCAGATGATCCGCTGGGCAAAGGGCGTTTCCCTGGAATGCGAGGTCAGCTGCGATACCTACGACGTTCCGGGTTATGCCATTGATGACATGAACCAGTACGGCGGGTTTACCGGCGTGCAGACGGTACAGGCGGCTACGGCCCTGAACGAGGAAGCCGGGGAGATGACGGTGTTTGTGATCAACGGGGATCCGGCGGAGGACCAGGAACTGAAGCTGGATGTCCGCGGCTTTGAGGGCTGGAAGTTCACGGAGCATATCGAAATGTTCACGGAGGACGCGCACGCGGCGAACAGCTGGGAGCATCCTGACCGTATCCTGCCCCGGGTGAACACGGA